A window of Phenylobacterium sp. NIBR 498073 genomic DNA:
GCAGAAGGGCGCGCATGATCGCGTTGGAGACATTGGTCGAGACGAACAGCTTCTCGGCGGCGTGCTTCCGCTCGATCTCGTCCAGCAGCGCGCTGGCCACCCCGCGGCGCCGGAACCGCGGATCGGTGACGATCAGGTCCAGGAAGGGGTTGCTGAAGAACCGGCCCATCACGGCGAACCCGGCAGGTCGGCCGTCGAGATAGGCCATCTGCGCCCCGCGGCCTTGCTCCCCGGCGAAGGCGCGGCGCAACCAGTCGGCGCGGTGGGCGCTGGTCGCGGCGGCCGGATCGATCGCCAGGGCGATGGCGGCGTCGTCGGCTCCGGCCAGGCGGATCGCGACGGCCATGGTTCAGGCCTTGCGGGCGTCCAAGCGGCGCAGCACCTCGTCGGCCGCGCGCTCGGTCTCGGCCAGCGGCTCGTAGGTCCAGCGGTGGAAGGCGCCGCCGAACGGTCGGGCCGCGCCCAGGCGCTCCAGGTCCTCGTGGAACAGCCGGAACTTCAGGCTCTCGCCGTCCATCTTCATCACGAACACCGGCTTGCCGGTCGAGGCGGCGTCGGTGGCCAGGTTGGTCGAGTCCTCGGTGACCAGGATGTAGTCGGCCGCCGCCAGGTAGGCGAAGTAGGGATTGTCGCCTTCGCCGTCCCAGATGACGCCGGGCAGGTGTCTGAGGCGGGCCTCGAGGAGGTTCTTGGCCGGCTCGGGGGTGCGGCGGGTGAAGCTGACCATCACCGAGCCGCCTTCCTGAACGACCGGCAGCTCGATCTCGCGGGCCATGGCGGCGGCGCGCTCGGGCGAGATGTCATGGGCCTTGGACTTGCCGCCGATGATCACCGCCACGCGCGGGCGGGGCAGAGCGTCCAGCTGTGCCTGAAAGCGCTGCAGGTCGACGGCCATGCGCTCGGCGTTCACGCGACCGGGCGAGCCGGTGATCGGAAAGACGTTGTCGCCCTCCAGCCGGTCATGCCGGGGCGGAATGACCAGATCGAACAGCCGGGTCGGCATGCGCGGGTCCTGGACCTGGACGACATAGGTCCGGCGGCCCGACCAGCGTCTCATGCGGATCGACAGCGGCAGGGTCGCGCGGCCGGCGGCGATCCAGAGGTCGGGCCAGGGGGGGGCGATGTCGCTCTGCGGGGTCAGCAGCCGGCGCGGAAAAGGCGTCAGCCACCACGGTAGGCGGCCGATCCAGCTCTTCCAGCCGATCTGCTTGACGACGACCTGGGCGGGGCGCTTGCGCGCGATCGCATTGGCCAGACCGACGACTTGGGCCTCGATGCCCGCGCGCCCGTCGGACACCGCCCAGATGACGAGCGGCGCGGTGGGCGGCGGGTTTTGAGCTGACAAGCCGGGAGGGCCTAGATCCACTCGACCTTGAGGATCTCGTAGGCCTTGCCGCCGCCGGGGGTGTTCACCTCGACGACGTCGCCGGTTTCCTTGCCGATCATGGCGCGGGCCAGGGGCGAGACGATGGAGATCTTGCCCTGTTTCACGTCGGCCTCATGTTCGCCGACGATCTGGTAGCGGGCCTCTTCCTCGGTGTCCTCGTCGACCACCGAGACGGTGGCGCCGAACTTCACCTGAGTGCCGGAGAGCTTGGATACGTCGATGACCTGAGCGCGGGCCATCTTGTCCTCGATCTCGGCGATCTGGCCTTCGATCCAGCCCTGGCGCTCCTTGGCGGCATGGTACTCGGCGTTCTCGGAGAGGTCGCCATGCGAGCGTGCTTCAGCGATCGCAGCGATCACAGCGGGACGCTCGATAGTCTTCAAACGCTTCAGTTCATCGTCGAGAGCTTGCCAGCCCTCGGCGGTCATCGGGACTTTTTCCATCGTGGATGAGGACTCGGATTCGCCCTTTTGGGAGTTCGTTGCCGGCCGCGGGCGCAGGCGTCCGGGGGGCTAGAGATTAGATGTCGCAGCAGAAAAACTCAAGGGTGCGCGGGCAGGCGGCCCCTGGAACTGGGTTCGAAAGCTGTTGAGAAGCGTGCGGGACGCTACGGAGTCAGGTGCTTTCGGAGACGATTGCGCCTTGCAGCTCGCTGGCGTCGGGCGCCTCGAACACTCCTTCGATGAAGTCGAACATCTCTGGCGTCACCCCGATGGCGAAGGTCTCGCCGCGGACCTCGTTGCGCTCGAGCACGCGCGCGCGGCGCACCTCTTCTGGGGCGGTCACGAAGTGGAACTGTATCGGCAATTCCACGGCCTGGGCGATCTCGGCCACGCGGGCGCGGTCGGAGCGCCGCAGCAGGCCGAGGTCAAGCACCACCGAGGTTCCGGCGGCGATGACGCCAGCAGCGGTGGACCAGATCTGGGCTTCGCAGCGTTCGACCCGCTCCATCATCCAGTGATATTCGATCGGCTCGGGCATGTCGGCCGCGAACAGCCGCGCCATCCAGTCGTCGATGGCGAAGTGGACCGCCGGTTCGCGCCGGGCCAGTTCCTTGGCGTAGGTGGACTTTCCGGCCCCCGAAGGGCCATAGACGACGTGAAGCATGGCGGTCATGCCCCGCCCGTAGAACATTTCCGCCGGGGCGGAAATGCCGAACGGTCGGGGCCGCCGCGACTATTTCACCGAGAGGCCGCCGTCGATGACCAGTTCGGCGCCGGTGACGTAGCGGCTCTCGTCCGAGGCCAGCCACAGCACGCCGTTGGCGATGTCTTCCGGATAGCCCTTCACGCCGAGCGGCACGCCTTCGGCGCTCATGGCGTCCAGCGCCGCGCCGCGAGGCGGACGGGCGTTGTCGCCGACCTCGCCGGTCCCGACGATGGTGTCCCAGATCGGGGTCTCGATGATGCCGGGGTGAACCGAATTCACGCGCACGCCGTCCTTGGCCGCCGCGCATTCCATGGCCACGGCCTTGGTGAACAGGCGCACCCCGCCCTTGGTGGCGCAGTAGCCGGCCAGGATGGCCGAGCCCTTGAGGCCGGCGACCGAGGACATGTTGATGATCGAGCCGCCGCCGTTCTCGCGCATCAGCGGGATCGAGTGCTTCACGCCGAGGAAAACGCCGTCGAGATTGACCGCGGTCTGCTTCTGGAAGTCGGCGAGGGTCATGGTCAGCACCGAGCCGCCGATGCCGATACCGGCATTGTTGACCAGGATGTCGAGCCGGCCGTGCTTGGCCTTCACCGACGCCACCGCGTCGATCCAGGCCTGCTCGGAGGTGACGTCGTGGTGCAGGTAGCTGGCCTTGCCGCCCATCGCCTCGATGGCGGCGACGGTCTGGGCGCCCTTGTCGTCCTGAAGGTCGGTGACGACCACCACGGCGCCTTCCTGAGCCAGCCGTTCGGCGCAGCCGCGCCCGATCCCGCTCGCCCCGCCGGTGACCAGCGCGACCTTACCCTCGACCCGACCGGCCATGCTTCGACTCCCTAAGTGATCGTTGTTCAGTTTTCTTACGCCTAGCCTAGCTTGGCGATTGAGGCCAGCCTCCCGACCCAGTGAAAGATTCGGAGTTACGGTATGTCGATCAGCATTCGTCCCTGCGTATCCGGCGACGAGGCGGCCCTGGCCCTGGTCGGGCAGGCGACGTTCCTGGAGACCTACGCCGGCGCGCTGCCGGCCGGCGACATCATCGCCCACTGCCGCACCCAGCACGCCGAGACGCTCTACGCGCAATGGCTGGGCAAGCCCGGCTATCGGCTGTGGCTGGCAGAGATGGAGGAGGGCGGGGCGCCGGTCGGCTATGCGGCGCTGACGCCGCCCGACCTGCCGGTGGCGACCGGGGAGGGCGATGTGGAGCTGAAGCGGATCTACCTGCTCAACCGCTTCCACGGCACGGGGCTGGGCGGTCGGCTTATGGCGACGGCGCTGGACAGCGCAGCGCATGCGGGCTTCACCCGCATGCTGCTGGGCGTGTTCGGCGGCAACGCGCGCGCAATCGCCTTCTACGCGCGCCAAGGCTATGTCGAGGCGGGCGTGCGCAAGTTCCGCGTGGGCGCCAACGAGTACGACGACCTGGTCCTGGCTAGAGCGCTCTGACCGGCGCCGTACTCGCGTTTAGGGTTGGCGTCCTACCAGGTGACCTTGCCGTTGGCGGTGAGCAGGCCAATCAGCATGGCCGCGCCGAGAGCGATGATCAGACCCACAACGATAAGGTCTGTGTACCCCTCGAAGCGCTCCAGCAGGTGCTTGTTCTTGTGATGGTGGACCTCACCTTCGTGGTGTCCGGATTGCATGGCGTTTCCCTTCGCACACTGAGACAGAGGACACGTCCTCGCCAGACTGCGACAGGCGCCCATGCGGGCCGACCGGCTGGTCATCAGGGGCCGCCGGAACGCGCCCACTACGCGCCTGCAAAAGCATGGCGACGCTCTGAGGTTGCGCCCCGGAATAACGTCGGTCAATCAGCAAATGCGCGTAAGTGTTTCACAAGCTTGCGCTTGCGAGGCGCTCGCATGCAGCGTCTTCGCGCTTAGATAGAGGTCTGAGGTCGGGACAGATGATGGATCGCAAGACCTATCTGAGACTTCTGCGCGGCGCCCAGGGGCGAACGCGTCGCGCCGGCGAAGCCGAGGACCTGCTTCAGGCCGCGCTGCTTTGCGCGGTCGAGGCCGGGCGTGGCGATATGAGCGCGAGCGAGAACCGGCGCTGGCTTGGCGGGGTGTTGCGCAACCGGGCCCTGCACGAAGCCCGTTCCGCCGCTCGCCGACGTCGACGTGAAGCCGACTACGCACTCGACGCCGCAGCGGAGGCGGAGGCGGGGGCCAGCGCCACCGATCCGGCCGACTTCATCGCGACGCTACCGCCCGGTCTGCGGACGACGGCCCTGCTCGTCGTGACCGGTCATACGAAGCCGGAGATCGCCTGGTTGCTGAATCTGTCGGACGTCGCCCTGCGCCAGCGGATCAGCGAGTTGAAGCGGCGCTGCCTGCAATTGGGCCTGCGCGGCGCGATCGGGGGCCGGGCCTTGCTGGGGGATCTGCCGTTCGGCCTTCTGCGCCGAGCCCTGATCGGCGTGGTTCGCCTGGTCGCGACCGAATTCGGAACGCACGACCCAGACGGGCATCTGTTCGTCGTGTCCTCACAAATCGACGTTGCGCGGCAACTAGGGGCGTCCAACATCTGAAAGGGAGAGACACATGTTCGGCAAAGTGCGGATTGGGACCGTCTGCTTCTATGTCACCGATATAGCGCGAACCGAAAAATTCTACCGTGACGTACTCGGGCTCGACGTCACCAACATGGGGGACGACGGCGCCGGGAACGACTGGCTTCAGGCCAACACCGTGGGCGGCGTTGAGCTGATCTTCTTCAAGGCGGAGTGCCGGCCGGGCAACTCGCCGATCATCGTCTTCGATCTGGCTGAAGGCGGCATCGACACCGTCGTCGCCGCGCTCGCCGAAAAGGGGGCGACGATCGTAACGCCGGTCAGTCATGCGCCAGGCGGATGGTCGGCGGAGATTTCCGACCCGGATGGGCACATGATTTCCATGTACCAGTCCGAGGAGGCTCCGCGGGCGATGGTCTCTGCGTAGAGTTCGGCCGCGAGAGGCGTTCTTCGCCTCTCGCGGCCGGTCTGTCAGGCGTAGCTTTGCAACGGACGCACGTCGAGGGTGTCCTCGACGGTGGCCACGATGGCCTGGGCCGCGGCCAGGGCGCCGGCGGCCGTGGTGAAGTACGGGGTCTTCATCATCAGCGCGGTGCGGCGGATTTCGAAGCTGTCGGCCAGCGATTGCTTGCCCTCGGTGGTGTTGAACACCAGCTGGACCTCGCCGTTCTTCATCGCGTCGACGATGTGCGGGCGGCCTTCCAGCACCTTCTTCACCTGCTCGACCTCAAGGCCCTGTTCGGCCAGGTAGTCGCCGGTGCCGGCGGTCGCGAGGATCTTGAAGCCCTGGGCGAGCAGCAGCTTCACCGGCTCGACGATCCACGGCTTGTCGCTGTCCTTGACCGAGACGAAGACGCTGCCGGTCTTGGGCAGCTTCACGCCGCCGCCGAGCTGGCTCTTGGCGAAGGCGCGGGCGAAGGCCGCGCCGTTGGTCTCGCCCGGGCGGATCCAGTCCAGGCCCATGACCTCGCCGGTGGAACGCATTTCCGGGCCCAGCACCGTGTCGACGCCGGCGAAGCGGGCGAACGGGAACACCGCCTCCTTCACCGCGATGTGGTCGTAGGGCTTTTCGGTGAGGTCGAAGCTGGCGAGCTTTTCGCCGGCCATCAGCTTGGCGGCGATCGAGGCCAGCGGCTGGCCGATGGTCTTGGCGACGAACGGCACCGTGCGGCTGGCGCGCGGGTTCACTTCCAGCACGTAGATGCGCGGATTGTCGGAGTGCGGCTCCTCGATGGCGAACTGCACGTTCATCAGGCCGCGGACTTCCAGGGCGCGGGCCATGGCCTCGGTCTGGCGCTTCAGCTCGGCGATGGTCTCCGGCTTCAGCGAGAACGGCGGCAGCGAGCAGGCGCTGTCGCCCGAGTGCACGCCGGCTTCCTCGATGTGCTCCATCACCCCGGCGACGAACACTTGGCCTGCGTCGTCGCACAGGGCGTCGACGTCCACCTCGGTGGCGCGGCTCAGGTACTGGTCGATCAGCACCGGGCTGTCGCCGGACACCTGCACGGCGGTGTTGACGTAGCGCTCAAGCTGCTCGTCGTCGCGGATGATCTCCATCGCCCGGCCGCCCAGCACGTAGGAGGGGCGGATGACGATCGGGTAGCCTACCTTGTGCGCGCCCTCGAAGGCCTCTTCGCGCGAGCGGGCGATGGCGTTGACCGGCTGGGCGATCTTCAGCTTGTGCAGCAACTGCTGGAAGCGCTCGCGGTCCTCGGCCAGGTCGATGGCGTCCGGCGAGGTGCCCAGGATCGGGATGCCGGCGTCTTCCAGCGGCTTGGCCAGCTTCAGCGGGGTCTGGCCGCCGAACTGGACGATGACGCCCAGCAGCTCGCCGCGGGCCTGCTCGACGGCGATCAGCTCCAGCACGTCTTCGGCCGTCAGCGGTTCGAAGTACAGGCGGTCTGAGGTGTCGTAGTCGGTCGAGACGGTCTCGGGGTTGCAGTTGACCATGATCGACTCCACCCCGATGTCGTCGAGGGCGAAGGCCGCGTGGCAGCAGCAGTAGTCGAACTCGATACCCTGGCCGATCCGGTTCGGACCGCCGCCGAGGATGATCGCCTTCTTGCGGTCGCTCGGCTCGCTCTCGCACTCGGGGATCTGGCCGAGCACGCCGGTCTCGTAGGTCGAGTACATGTACGGCGTGGCGGCGCGGAACTCGCCGGCGCAGCTGTCGATGCGCTTGAACACCGGGCGCACGCCATGGGCGCGGCGCTGTTCGCGGACCTCGGCCTCGGTGGTGTGGGTCAGCTTGGCCAGGCGCGCGTCGGAGAACCCCTGGGCCTTCACGGCGCGGAACTCGGCGGCGGTGGCCGGCAGGCCGCGGTCGCGGATCTGGGTCTCGACCGCGATCAGGGCCTGAAGCTGGCGCAGGAACCACGGCTCGTACGAGCAGGCGGCGTTAACCTCCTCTACGCTCAGGCCGTGGCGGAACGCCTGGGCGATGACCAGCAGGCGGTCGGGGGTCGGCTGGCCCAGCGCGCGGATCACCGCGGCGCGGCCGGTCTCGGCGTCGTGGGCGCCTTCGATCTCGACCTCGTCCAGGCCGGTGAGGCCGGTCTCAAGGCCGCGCAGGGCCTTCTGCAGGCTCTCGGCGAAGGTGCGGCCGATGGCCATGACTTCGCCGACCGACTTCATGGCGGTGGTCAGGGTCGGTTCCGAGCCCGGATACTTCTCGAAGGCGAAGCGCGGAATCTTGGTGACGACGTAGTCGATGCTGGGCTCGAACGAGGCCGGCGTCGCGCCGGTGATGTCGTTCATAAGCTCGTCGAGCGTGTAGCCGACGGCCAGACGCGCGGCGACCTTGGCGATCGGGAAGCCGGTGGCCTTCGAGGCCAGGGCCGAGGAGCGCGACACCCGCGGGTTCATTTCGATGACGACCATGCGGCCGTCAGCCGGGTTCACCGCGAACTGGACGTTGGAGCCGCCGGTCTCGACGCCGATCTCGCGCAGCACGGCGATCGAGGCCGCCCGCATGCGCTGGTATTCCTTGTCGGTCAGGGTCAGGGCCGGGGCGACGGTGATCGAGTCGCCGGTGTGCACGCCCATCGGATCGATGTTCTCGATCGAGCAGACGATGATGCAGTTGTCCGCCTTGTCGCGGACGACCTCCATCTCGTACTCCTTCCAGCCCAACACGCTTTCCTCGATGAGGACCTCGGTGGTGGGGGACAGGTCGAGACCGCGTTCGACGATCTCTTTGAATTCCTCGACATTGTAGGCGATGCCGCCGCCGGTGCCGGCCAGGGTGAAGGACGGGCGGATGATCGCCGGCAGGCCGACGAACTCCAGGCCTTCCATGGCCTCGTCCATCGAGTGGGCGGCCTTGGACTTCGGGCTCTCGAGGCCCAGCTTGTCCATGGCGTCGCGGAACTTCTGGCGATCCTCGGCCTTGTCGATGACCTCGGCCTTGGCGCCGATCATCTCGACCCCGTACTTGGCCAGCACGCCGCGCTCCTCGAGCGCCAGGGCGGTGTTCAGCGCGGTCTGGCCGCCCATGGTCGGCAGCAGCGCGTCGGGGCGCTCCTTGGCGATGATCTTCTCGACCATCTCCGGGGTGATCGGCTCGATGTACGTGGCGTCGGCCACGTCCGGGTCGGTCATGATCGTGGCCGGGTTCGAATTGACCAGCACGATACGGTAGCCCTCAGCGCGCAGGGCTTTACAGGCCTGGACGCCGGAGTAGTCGAACTCACAGGCCTGTCCGATCACGATCGGCCCGGCGCCGATGATGAGGATCGAGGAGATGTCAGTGCGTTTCGGCATGTCCACTCGCGCGCATGGGCGGTCGCACTCTTCAAGCGCGCCCGGTCCCGGTCAATCTGCAGGTTAAGGGGGCCGTTTAGAGGGGGAGTCGCCCGCGCGCAAGCGGCGATGGCGGCAATCTCGCCGCAGGCGGCCGCTTCCGGCCCGTCACGGACGACGCATACGAAAACGGGCCGGCGTTTCCGCCGGCCCGCAGCCGTTTCGATGCAAGGGCCCAGGGGCCGTTTGCGGAACCGCTTAGACTTGCAGGTTGCCGGCGGCCATCTTGCCGCTGCGACGGTCCTGCTCGAGTTCGTAGGTGATCTTTTGGCCTTCGTTCAGGCTGCGGAGTCCGGCGCGTTCAACGGCCGAGATGTGAACGAAGATGTCCGCGCCGCCATCGTCGGGTTGGATGAAGCCATAGCCCTTGGTTCCGTTGAACCATTTAACAGTGCCGGTAGCCATAGAAGTGTCGTCCTTGGGTAAGTCGTTCCGCAACCCAAGCCTTTTGAGTCACGCATCAAATTTCGGGAGGGTCGGGGAGCAGGTTCGGTGCGCCAGGAATGTGGAGCGTCGAAAATCAGCCGAACCATACGAGTTTGACGGACTGAGCCTAGCGCGCTTCAAAGCCCCTCGCAAGGCGCTCCATGGAACGGCGCTCTGCCTCGTGAAGCGAACCCCAGCAAGCGATCCCGGCCCTTTCCTGCCGGCGCGAAGTGCGGCAGCTTCGGTGGTCTTCACGGTAGGGACCGCCGCAATCGCCACGCCTGACCCCTTGGCCGAGCTGATGCTGCAGATCGCGGCGGGCGATCGCACGGCGATGCGCCGGCTCTATGACGCCACCTCCGCGAAGCTTTTCGGCGTCTGCCTGCGTATCCTCTCCGACAAGGACGAGAGCGAAGACGTGCTGCAGGAGGTCTATCTCACCATCTGGCGACGGGCCGACCGCTACGAGGCCGAGCGGGCCAGCGTCATGGCGTGGATCTCGACCATCGCCCGCAACCGCGCCATCGACCGGCTGCGGGCGCGGGGCCCGCTCGCCTACGCCGAGCCGGTGGAGGACCTGCAGCTTGAGGACGGGGCTCCGCGGGCCGAGGCGCTGCTGGAGGCGGCCCAGGACGGCCAGGCGCTGGCCCGCTGTCTCGACGAACTGGACCCCAGGACCCGGGGTGCGATCCGCACCGCCTTCTTCGAGGGGCTGACCTATGAGGCCCTGGCCAGCCGACTGGACGCGCCGCTGGGCACGGTGAAGAGCTGGATTCGGCGCGGCCTGCTGAAGTTGAGGGGTTGTTTGGAGCGATGAGCGACCTCGGCCCCGAACTGCCGGACGACGAAGCCCTGGCGGCCGAACATGCGCTTGGCGTGCTGACCGCGCAGGAGCGTGCGGCCGCCGAGCAGCGGATGGCGCGAGACCCGGCCTTCGCGGCGCAGGTGCTGGCTTGGCGCGCGCGACTGGCGCCGCTGGCTTCGGAGACGGCGCCGGCAGCGCCGCCCGCCGGCCTGTGGCCGCGGATCGAGCGGCGGCTGGCGGTCAACGACAACGCCGCCGGCGTGCGCCGGCGGCTGCGGTTCTGGCGCGCGGCGACGCTCGGCTCGATGGCGGTCACGGCGGCCAGCCTGGCGGCGGTGGCGTTCCTGGCCGCCCGCCCGCCCGAGCTGGTCACCCAGCCGCGGCCGCCGATGGGACCGATGATGAACGCCCGGCTGATGAGCGGCGGCGGCCAGCCGATGTTCCTGGCCGCCTACGATCCGGAGCGGAAGGCGATCATGGTGGCCTCGCTGGTCCCGCCGGGGGCCGATCCCGGCCACAGCCACGAGCTGTGGCTGATCCCCGCCGACGGAAGGCCGCGCTCGCTGGGGCTCATCGACCCCGGCGCCTCCAAGGCTATGCCGATGTCCGAGCCGATGGCGGAGATGACCAAGGAGGGGGTTTCCCTGGCCGTCACGGTCGAACCGCGCGGCGGTTCGCGCCGGGACGGGCCGTCCGGGCCGATGGCGGCCGTCGGCAAGCTCACGCGGCTCTAGAACAAGATCCGATTGGATCGGATCTTGCTCAGGACTCGTCGAAATTGGGACATTTTCTTCGCCAAACCAGGAAGCCCTGCGGTGAAAAATGCTCTAGCGGCGCTGGTGCGGCGCGGGCGAAGCGCCCTATGTTCGCCGTCCAGTTGAGAGGTTTCTAGTCCATGAGAATGAGTCTGCTTGCGGCGAGCGCCGCGGCCCTGCTGCTGTCGGCCGGCGCAGCGTCGGCGGCCCCCGAACTGCACAAGGACGGCATGACGGTGAAGGAGATCCAGGCCTGGCTGCTGGAGAGCGGCTACAAGGCCGAGCTGAAGAAGGACGACGGCGAAGGCTACGTCTCCAGCTCCGCGGAGGGCGTCAGCTTCGAGGTCTATCCCAACGACTGCGACGCCGGCCGCTGCGCCTCGATGCAGATGGTTGCGGCCTTCAACGTGAAGACCAAGCTGAACGCCGAGAAGGCGAACGAGTGGAACTCGGCCAAGCGCTATGTCGACTGCTACATCGACGACGAGGGCGATCCCTGGTTCACCTACGACATCAATGTCAGCCCGGGCGGCACGCGCGCGTCGCTCGACGACGACTTCAGCGTCTGGCTGAGCTTCCTGCCCGACATCAAGGAACACATCGGGTGGTAGAACGAGAAAGGCCGGCGCCTGAGCGCCGGCCTTTCGTCTATTTCGGCGGCGTTTCGCCGGGGCCTATTTCTTCGCGGCGTCCATGTAGCCGGCGAAGCGCTCGAACAGGTAGAGCGAGTCCGTCGGGCCGGGGGACGCTTCCGGGTGGTGCTGGACGCTGAACACCGGGCGGTCCTTCAGGGCGATGCCGGCGTTGGTGCCGTCGAACAGCGAGACGTGGGTCTCGACCACCGGCTCGGGCAGGCTGTCGCGGTCCACGGTGAAGCCGTGGTTCATCGAGACGATCTCGACCTTGCCGGTCGTCACGTCCTTCACCGGGTGGTTCGCGCCGTGGTGGCCCTGTTCCATCTTGACGGTCTTGGCGCCCAGGGCGCGGGCCATCATCTGGTGGCCCAGGCAGATGCCGAACACCGGCACGCCGCTCTCGACCAGCTTCTTGATCTCCGGAACGGCGTATTCGCCGGTCGCGGCCGGGTCGCCTGGACCGTTCGACAGCAGCACGCCGTCC
This region includes:
- a CDS encoding GNAT family N-acetyltransferase — protein: MAVAIRLAGADDAAIALAIDPAAATSAHRADWLRRAFAGEQGRGAQMAYLDGRPAGFAVMGRFFSNPFLDLIVTDPRFRRRGVASALLDEIERKHAAEKLFVSTNVSNAIMRALLLARGYLPAGQVDHLDPGDPELFFVRLPR
- a CDS encoding anti-sigma factor; translation: MSDLGPELPDDEALAAEHALGVLTAQERAAAEQRMARDPAFAAQVLAWRARLAPLASETAPAAPPAGLWPRIERRLAVNDNAAGVRRRLRFWRAATLGSMAVTAASLAAVAFLAARPPELVTQPRPPMGPMMNARLMSGGGQPMFLAAYDPERKAIMVASLVPPGADPGHSHELWLIPADGRPRSLGLIDPGASKAMPMSEPMAEMTKEGVSLAVTVEPRGGSRRDGPSGPMAAVGKLTRL
- a CDS encoding mitochondrial fission ELM1 family protein; translation: MSAQNPPPTAPLVIWAVSDGRAGIEAQVVGLANAIARKRPAQVVVKQIGWKSWIGRLPWWLTPFPRRLLTPQSDIAPPWPDLWIAAGRATLPLSIRMRRWSGRRTYVVQVQDPRMPTRLFDLVIPPRHDRLEGDNVFPITGSPGRVNAERMAVDLQRFQAQLDALPRPRVAVIIGGKSKAHDISPERAAAMAREIELPVVQEGGSVMVSFTRRTPEPAKNLLEARLRHLPGVIWDGEGDNPYFAYLAAADYILVTEDSTNLATDAASTGKPVFVMKMDGESLKFRLFHEDLERLGAARPFGGAFHRWTYEPLAETERAADEVLRRLDARKA
- the greA gene encoding transcription elongation factor GreA produces the protein MEKVPMTAEGWQALDDELKRLKTIERPAVIAAIAEARSHGDLSENAEYHAAKERQGWIEGQIAEIEDKMARAQVIDVSKLSGTQVKFGATVSVVDEDTEEEARYQIVGEHEADVKQGKISIVSPLARAMIGKETGDVVEVNTPGGGKAYEILKVEWI
- a CDS encoding cold-shock protein, with protein sequence MATGTVKWFNGTKGYGFIQPDDGGADIFVHISAVERAGLRSLNEGQKITYELEQDRRSGKMAAGNLQV
- a CDS encoding glucose 1-dehydrogenase, whose protein sequence is MAGRVEGKVALVTGGASGIGRGCAERLAQEGAVVVVTDLQDDKGAQTVAAIEAMGGKASYLHHDVTSEQAWIDAVASVKAKHGRLDILVNNAGIGIGGSVLTMTLADFQKQTAVNLDGVFLGVKHSIPLMRENGGGSIINMSSVAGLKGSAILAGYCATKGGVRLFTKAVAMECAAAKDGVRVNSVHPGIIETPIWDTIVGTGEVGDNARPPRGAALDAMSAEGVPLGVKGYPEDIANGVLWLASDESRYVTGAELVIDGGLSVK
- a CDS encoding VOC family protein, with translation MFGKVRIGTVCFYVTDIARTEKFYRDVLGLDVTNMGDDGAGNDWLQANTVGGVELIFFKAECRPGNSPIIVFDLAEGGIDTVVAALAEKGATIVTPVSHAPGGWSAEISDPDGHMISMYQSEEAPRAMVSA
- the carB gene encoding carbamoyl-phosphate synthase large subunit codes for the protein MPKRTDISSILIIGAGPIVIGQACEFDYSGVQACKALRAEGYRIVLVNSNPATIMTDPDVADATYIEPITPEMVEKIIAKERPDALLPTMGGQTALNTALALEERGVLAKYGVEMIGAKAEVIDKAEDRQKFRDAMDKLGLESPKSKAAHSMDEAMEGLEFVGLPAIIRPSFTLAGTGGGIAYNVEEFKEIVERGLDLSPTTEVLIEESVLGWKEYEMEVVRDKADNCIIVCSIENIDPMGVHTGDSITVAPALTLTDKEYQRMRAASIAVLREIGVETGGSNVQFAVNPADGRMVVIEMNPRVSRSSALASKATGFPIAKVAARLAVGYTLDELMNDITGATPASFEPSIDYVVTKIPRFAFEKYPGSEPTLTTAMKSVGEVMAIGRTFAESLQKALRGLETGLTGLDEVEIEGAHDAETGRAAVIRALGQPTPDRLLVIAQAFRHGLSVEEVNAACSYEPWFLRQLQALIAVETQIRDRGLPATAAEFRAVKAQGFSDARLAKLTHTTEAEVREQRRAHGVRPVFKRIDSCAGEFRAATPYMYSTYETGVLGQIPECESEPSDRKKAIILGGGPNRIGQGIEFDYCCCHAAFALDDIGVESIMVNCNPETVSTDYDTSDRLYFEPLTAEDVLELIAVEQARGELLGVIVQFGGQTPLKLAKPLEDAGIPILGTSPDAIDLAEDRERFQQLLHKLKIAQPVNAIARSREEAFEGAHKVGYPIVIRPSYVLGGRAMEIIRDDEQLERYVNTAVQVSGDSPVLIDQYLSRATEVDVDALCDDAGQVFVAGVMEHIEEAGVHSGDSACSLPPFSLKPETIAELKRQTEAMARALEVRGLMNVQFAIEEPHSDNPRIYVLEVNPRASRTVPFVAKTIGQPLASIAAKLMAGEKLASFDLTEKPYDHIAVKEAVFPFARFAGVDTVLGPEMRSTGEVMGLDWIRPGETNGAAFARAFAKSQLGGGVKLPKTGSVFVSVKDSDKPWIVEPVKLLLAQGFKILATAGTGDYLAEQGLEVEQVKKVLEGRPHIVDAMKNGEVQLVFNTTEGKQSLADSFEIRRTALMMKTPYFTTAAGALAAAQAIVATVEDTLDVRPLQSYA
- a CDS encoding GNAT family N-acetyltransferase; translated protein: MSISIRPCVSGDEAALALVGQATFLETYAGALPAGDIIAHCRTQHAETLYAQWLGKPGYRLWLAEMEEGGAPVGYAALTPPDLPVATGEGDVELKRIYLLNRFHGTGLGGRLMATALDSAAHAGFTRMLLGVFGGNARAIAFYARQGYVEAGVRKFRVGANEYDDLVLARAL
- a CDS encoding ATP-binding protein; amino-acid sequence: MTAMLHVVYGPSGAGKSTYAKELARREPAVHFAIDDWMARLFAADMPEPIEYHWMMERVERCEAQIWSTAAGVIAAGTSVVLDLGLLRRSDRARVAEIAQAVELPIQFHFVTAPEEVRRARVLERNEVRGETFAIGVTPEMFDFIEGVFEAPDASELQGAIVSEST
- a CDS encoding sigma factor, whose amino-acid sequence is MMDRKTYLRLLRGAQGRTRRAGEAEDLLQAALLCAVEAGRGDMSASENRRWLGGVLRNRALHEARSAARRRRREADYALDAAAEAEAGASATDPADFIATLPPGLRTTALLVVTGHTKPEIAWLLNLSDVALRQRISELKRRCLQLGLRGAIGGRALLGDLPFGLLRRALIGVVRLVATEFGTHDPDGHLFVVSSQIDVARQLGASNI
- a CDS encoding sigma-70 family RNA polymerase sigma factor, with amino-acid sequence MVFTVGTAAIATPDPLAELMLQIAAGDRTAMRRLYDATSAKLFGVCLRILSDKDESEDVLQEVYLTIWRRADRYEAERASVMAWISTIARNRAIDRLRARGPLAYAEPVEDLQLEDGAPRAEALLEAAQDGQALARCLDELDPRTRGAIRTAFFEGLTYEALASRLDAPLGTVKSWIRRGLLKLRGCLER